The following proteins are encoded in a genomic region of Sulfurovum indicum:
- a CDS encoding alpha/beta hydrolase produces MKKKKDHSMHHPFKVRLIRIYFRIVSFLFPQLAVISAHRFFHHPLNTKRSDNKIQIPSPERFWIKVDGETQLAAYRWGSMHHPVVLLVHGWSTTSRSMSNFLNTLLRNGYQVISYDAIQHGESKGKASDLAGWADSIQAVMKEIAPVECIIAHSFGGAALTAASKLGLDTKKIVLIAPIHNIILVADKFAEHFGIPPEIIRRMRTYTWQQNESRFKKYGNDWSDILKSDLHLPTLIFHDVNDREIGIEHSKQLCRLWPWAILRSTRGLGHRKILDSKEVAEEIVSFIKDGSV; encoded by the coding sequence ATGAAGAAGAAAAAGGATCATTCGATGCATCATCCGTTCAAAGTAAGACTGATTCGTATTTATTTTCGTATAGTAAGCTTTTTGTTCCCCCAATTGGCAGTGATCTCTGCCCACAGGTTTTTTCACCATCCGCTCAACACAAAAAGAAGTGACAACAAGATACAGATACCCTCACCCGAACGCTTCTGGATCAAAGTGGATGGAGAAACGCAACTTGCAGCATACCGCTGGGGCAGTATGCATCATCCTGTTGTACTTCTTGTGCATGGCTGGTCAACAACATCCCGAAGTATGAGTAACTTTCTAAACACGCTTCTTAGAAACGGCTACCAGGTCATCTCCTATGATGCCATACAGCACGGAGAGAGCAAAGGCAAAGCTTCAGACCTTGCAGGCTGGGCAGACAGTATACAAGCTGTTATGAAAGAGATCGCTCCTGTAGAGTGTATCATTGCACACTCTTTTGGAGGTGCAGCACTCACTGCTGCATCAAAACTGGGACTTGATACCAAAAAGATCGTTCTGATTGCTCCCATTCACAACATCATCCTGGTTGCAGACAAATTTGCAGAACATTTCGGAATTCCGCCGGAAATCATCCGGAGAATGCGTACCTACACATGGCAGCAGAATGAAAGCCGTTTTAAAAAATACGGAAACGACTGGAGTGATATACTCAAATCAGACCTTCATCTTCCTACACTCATTTTTCATGATGTCAATGACAGGGAAATCGGTATAGAACACTCAAAACAACTCTGCAGACTATGGCCCTGGGCGATACTGAGATCTACCAGAGGACTGGGACACAGAAAAATACTCGACAGTAAAGAGGTGGCTGAGGAGATCGTAAGTTTTATCAAAGATGGGTCTGTATGA
- a CDS encoding YgaP family membrane protein, with protein sequence MDVNKIRKVCRPIRIVVGLTLIGAGVYTGNQWFYLGIIPLIAGLANFCPLCIITKKCDIPAK encoded by the coding sequence ATGGACGTAAACAAGATCAGAAAAGTATGCAGACCGATCAGGATCGTTGTCGGGCTTACCCTGATAGGTGCAGGTGTCTATACAGGGAACCAGTGGTTCTACCTGGGTATCATTCCACTTATTGCAGGGTTGGCGAATTTCTGTCCGCTCTGTATCATTACCAAAAAGTGTGACATTCCTGCAAAATAA
- the mgtE gene encoding magnesium transporter — MDKLKQYLNTRPQDELHPSEIANLLKDLNEKYFDEAVQSIPKELIADVALELPDRYFGDVVENFTPQEIAESLSEMESDDQTDFIQELEEHDDSKAKQVFEQLDKEDQQDILQLKQYEEDEAGAYMQVEVYAAKLDQKVEDVIKEFAELKRKDELENINYLFVTDEEGHLRYGVGLDDLILFDFKKTLRENIQENPEKFRPVIGHDYDDIREIVQKFQEYDLNSMPIVDTYGKLLGRITSDDIYDIINEHATDQMYNLAGVNDEAEEDVDLIKAGKARAIWLGINLLTAIAASLVIGLFENTLQTYVALAVLMPIVASMGGNAGTQSLTVVVRQLALGDIAKHDAWRTIKKEVILSLGNGLLFALVMGIIAWVWFDKAMLGIVIALSMIINLLSAGFFGSMVPLLLKKLNIDPAIGSTVILTTVTDVVGFFSFLGLATLILL; from the coding sequence ATGGATAAACTGAAACAATATCTTAATACACGTCCGCAAGATGAACTGCACCCCTCGGAGATCGCCAATCTTCTCAAAGATCTGAATGAGAAGTATTTTGATGAGGCGGTCCAGTCCATTCCCAAAGAGCTTATTGCAGATGTGGCACTGGAGTTACCAGACCGCTATTTTGGTGATGTGGTTGAAAACTTTACACCGCAGGAGATTGCCGAGTCGCTCTCGGAGATGGAGTCGGATGATCAGACGGACTTCATTCAGGAACTTGAAGAGCATGATGATTCCAAAGCCAAACAGGTTTTCGAACAGCTTGATAAAGAAGACCAGCAAGATATTTTACAGCTTAAACAGTATGAAGAGGATGAAGCCGGTGCCTATATGCAGGTGGAGGTTTATGCTGCAAAGCTGGATCAGAAGGTAGAGGATGTCATCAAAGAGTTTGCAGAGCTTAAACGAAAAGATGAACTGGAGAATATCAACTATCTTTTCGTGACTGATGAGGAAGGACATCTGCGTTACGGTGTCGGACTGGATGATCTGATACTCTTTGACTTCAAGAAGACCCTGAGAGAGAATATTCAGGAAAACCCGGAAAAATTCAGACCGGTAATCGGACATGACTATGATGATATAAGAGAGATCGTACAGAAGTTTCAGGAGTACGATCTTAATTCCATGCCGATCGTTGATACATACGGTAAACTGCTTGGACGTATTACCTCTGATGATATTTATGATATCATTAATGAACATGCAACCGACCAGATGTATAATCTTGCAGGGGTAAATGACGAGGCAGAAGAAGATGTTGATCTGATCAAAGCGGGTAAGGCCCGTGCGATCTGGCTGGGGATCAATCTTTTGACCGCAATTGCCGCTTCTCTGGTCATTGGTCTTTTTGAAAATACACTGCAGACATATGTGGCTTTGGCAGTACTGATGCCGATCGTTGCTTCTATGGGAGGCAATGCCGGGACACAGTCTCTGACCGTTGTTGTACGTCAGTTGGCACTGGGTGACATTGCCAAGCATGATGCCTGGAGGACGATCAAAAAAGAGGTGATCCTCTCATTGGGGAACGGACTGCTTTTTGCTCTGGTCATGGGCATCATTGCCTGGGTATGGTTCGACAAAGCAATGCTGGGTATTGTCATTGCACTCTCGATGATCATCAACCTGCTCAGTGCAGGATTTTTCGGTTCAATGGTACCGCTTTTGTTAAAGAAGCTAAACATTGATCCGGCTATCGGTTCTACGGTGATCCTTACCACAGTAACGGATGTGGTTGGATTTTTCAGTTTTCTTGGGCTTGCAACCCTTATTTTGCTATAA
- a CDS encoding CNNM domain-containing protein — protein MDLLIFYFLAAVLISFICSVLESVLLSVNMPYVSVLEKERPKVGKLLRSHKTYIHKSIASILILNTIANTLGAAAVGAQAEKIYGAGAVFYVSIILTFAILFLSEIIPKTIGAVYWKSLAPFAAYVIQFFIWVTYPIILMTLFVTNRIQKGEEGHSLSKEELLESALLSEDEGVLDEQESDVIENILKLDDIKVHDILTPRSVVFALNGKRTIADIVKNEADIFKYSRIPVYEGSIENVTGMIMTKQLFAQALKDDSVLLEKIQKDIYRINEQVPVSWALDLFIEKKEHMFLVLDKYDQVEGIVTLEDCVETILGVEIVDESDAHVDMRELAKLKMRLQRRRQNSDLNLD, from the coding sequence ATGGACTTGTTAATATTTTATTTTTTGGCAGCGGTACTTATCTCGTTTATCTGTTCGGTATTGGAGTCTGTACTACTCTCTGTTAACATGCCGTATGTCTCTGTTCTGGAAAAAGAACGGCCCAAGGTAGGCAAACTGCTCCGTTCTCATAAAACATATATCCATAAATCGATCGCTTCCATTCTTATTCTCAATACGATCGCCAATACTCTTGGAGCAGCGGCAGTGGGAGCACAGGCAGAGAAGATCTATGGCGCAGGAGCTGTCTTCTATGTCTCCATTATTCTTACTTTTGCTATTCTATTCCTCTCAGAGATCATTCCCAAGACCATTGGCGCGGTCTACTGGAAATCCCTGGCTCCTTTTGCAGCCTATGTGATACAGTTCTTCATCTGGGTTACCTACCCGATCATTCTGATGACACTGTTTGTGACCAATCGTATTCAAAAGGGAGAGGAGGGGCACAGCCTGAGTAAAGAAGAGCTTTTGGAGAGTGCACTGTTGAGTGAAGATGAGGGAGTACTTGATGAACAGGAGTCGGATGTCATCGAAAATATTCTTAAACTTGATGATATCAAGGTACATGATATTCTGACCCCGAGAAGCGTGGTATTTGCACTCAACGGCAAGCGAACGATCGCGGATATCGTAAAGAATGAAGCGGACATTTTCAAATATTCCCGTATTCCTGTCTATGAAGGAAGTATAGAGAATGTAACAGGAATGATCATGACAAAACAGCTCTTTGCACAGGCACTCAAAGATGACAGTGTTCTGCTTGAGAAGATACAAAAAGATATCTATCGTATCAATGAGCAGGTACCGGTCTCCTGGGCACTTGACCTTTTCATTGAAAAAAAAGAGCACATGTTCCTTGTACTTGACAAATATGATCAGGTAGAGGGGATCGTAACGCTGGAGGATTGTGTCGAGACCATTCTGGGTGTCGAGATTGTTGATGAGAGTGATGCCCATGTAGACATGCGTGAGCTGGCGAAACTTAAAATGCGTCTGCAGCGCAGACGTCAGAATAGTGACCTGAACCTAGACTGA
- a CDS encoding DEAD/DEAH box helicase, translated as MLFSSFKLSPKLLEALEKAGFRDPTPIQRKLIPALLASNNVIASAQTGSGKTLSYLLPALQLMNPSAEQVEHHYPKFFILSPTKELAQQIYEVAKPFVAALGFRAVLLQGGGKRTDETKRLERGADVIIATPQRALEHIEARHIDIKAIRHFVVDEADMMFDMGFVGYLEKIFAKMTERSQKIIISATITPRVVKLAKVYIKPLKRIELDPPGKIADTITQMLYPVVRSKKEALLAWLISSNHLERVLVFVRKKELADGVADSLKEWGYKVGILHGERMHHERKQSLLAFREGRCQILVATDIAARGLDISDLDVVINYDIPHVKHDFIHRVGRTGRAGKEGMAITLVSPDEIEQLYDLQKVLGSKIKEVIIPEYAPKEVKARGYLLHPPQRKRRTPSTKKQTSGTAGINKKGKKRKTTKRDGFKALDAAKAKSKKNTRKPKNK; from the coding sequence ATGTTGTTTTCATCTTTCAAACTTTCACCGAAACTTCTGGAAGCTCTTGAAAAAGCAGGTTTCAGAGACCCTACACCGATACAGAGAAAGCTTATCCCTGCGCTGCTTGCTTCGAACAACGTTATTGCTTCAGCACAGACAGGAAGCGGCAAGACACTGTCCTATCTGCTGCCGGCACTGCAGCTGATGAACCCGTCAGCAGAGCAGGTAGAACACCATTATCCAAAATTTTTTATCCTCTCTCCCACCAAAGAGCTGGCACAGCAGATCTATGAGGTAGCCAAACCGTTTGTAGCGGCTTTGGGCTTTAGAGCTGTACTTCTGCAAGGCGGCGGAAAGCGGACGGATGAGACCAAACGGCTTGAACGGGGAGCAGATGTGATCATCGCTACACCTCAAAGAGCATTGGAACATATCGAAGCACGCCATATTGATATTAAAGCCATCCGGCATTTTGTGGTCGATGAAGCAGATATGATGTTTGACATGGGTTTTGTAGGCTATCTGGAGAAGATCTTCGCAAAGATGACGGAACGTTCCCAGAAGATCATTATCTCAGCTACGATCACGCCAAGGGTCGTCAAGCTTGCCAAGGTATATATCAAGCCTCTCAAGCGTATTGAGCTTGATCCTCCCGGGAAGATCGCCGATACGATCACACAGATGCTCTATCCTGTCGTGCGAAGCAAAAAAGAGGCACTTCTTGCATGGCTTATCTCTTCGAACCATTTGGAGAGGGTATTGGTATTTGTCCGTAAAAAAGAGCTTGCAGACGGTGTGGCCGATAGCCTGAAGGAGTGGGGATACAAAGTAGGTATATTGCATGGTGAGCGTATGCACCATGAGCGAAAACAGTCTCTGCTTGCCTTCAGGGAAGGACGCTGTCAAATTCTGGTTGCTACCGATATTGCTGCAAGGGGACTGGATATTTCAGATCTTGATGTGGTGATCAATTATGACATACCGCATGTCAAGCATGACTTCATCCACCGTGTGGGACGTACTGGCAGAGCCGGAAAAGAGGGGATGGCCATTACGCTGGTCAGTCCTGATGAGATAGAACAGCTCTATGATCTGCAAAAGGTGCTTGGCAGCAAGATCAAAGAGGTTATCATACCTGAATATGCTCCCAAAGAGGTTAAAGCAAGAGGCTATCTGCTGCACCCTCCCCAACGGAAAAGAAGAACTCCTTCTACCAAGAAACAGACATCCGGCACTGCAGGTATTAACAAAAAAGGGAAAAAGCGCAAAACGACCAAGCGTGATGGTTTCAAAGCGTTGGATGCCGCTAAAGCAAAGTCTAAAAAGAATACCCGAAAACCTAAAAACAAATAA
- a CDS encoding tRNA pseudouridine(13) synthase TruD produces the protein MNHIKHYAYPHTPLQFDFKQTIERFFVEEIPLYRFTGNGNYLILKIKKTDMSTWKLITVLAKATGLEERDIGYAGLKDKSATTIQYISLPKKYEKELNKNLTTERVDILERTYNKAPIKIGHLKGNRFSIILHRINEREAKFFNTTAKMMQTKGIPNYYGYQRFGEDAKSYLQGKEIAHSGKKLKGSREKLMVAAYQSHLFNQWLGSRVKLSKIIASEKPDTAAKKLKYPKELVHVLASQPQFFKLFLGDIVMPYPYGKPSFVKEMMQSSKLFKEGKLSPTGLLCGANALRSQSDAYYLEEPYDDTELSSLKGERRFAWIWPEEVETVYNKEKQHLTVDFYLPRGAYATTFLEEIGKFSLKEK, from the coding sequence ATGAATCATATAAAACACTACGCCTATCCACACACTCCTCTTCAGTTTGATTTCAAACAGACCATCGAACGCTTTTTTGTAGAGGAGATCCCTCTTTACAGGTTTACCGGTAACGGGAACTACCTCATACTTAAGATAAAAAAAACCGATATGAGTACATGGAAGCTCATTACCGTACTGGCAAAAGCTACAGGTCTTGAAGAAAGAGACATAGGATATGCCGGGCTGAAGGACAAAAGTGCAACGACCATTCAATATATCTCCCTGCCCAAAAAATATGAAAAAGAGCTCAACAAAAACCTGACTACCGAAAGAGTCGATATACTTGAACGAACCTACAACAAAGCACCTATCAAAATAGGCCACCTCAAAGGCAACCGTTTTTCCATCATTCTACACAGGATCAATGAGAGAGAGGCAAAGTTCTTCAATACTACGGCCAAAATGATGCAGACCAAAGGAATACCTAACTACTACGGCTATCAGCGTTTCGGTGAAGATGCCAAAAGTTATCTTCAGGGGAAAGAGATCGCCCATTCCGGGAAAAAGCTTAAAGGGAGCAGAGAGAAGCTGATGGTCGCTGCCTACCAGAGCCATCTTTTCAATCAGTGGCTGGGGTCACGTGTAAAGCTCTCAAAGATCATCGCTTCAGAAAAACCCGATACGGCAGCCAAAAAACTGAAGTACCCTAAAGAGCTCGTCCATGTACTTGCCTCTCAACCGCAGTTCTTCAAACTCTTTTTAGGTGATATCGTCATGCCCTACCCGTATGGAAAACCCTCCTTTGTAAAAGAGATGATGCAAAGCAGCAAACTCTTTAAAGAGGGAAAACTCTCTCCTACCGGACTGCTTTGCGGTGCCAATGCACTGCGTTCACAAAGCGATGCATACTACCTCGAAGAGCCTTATGACGATACAGAGCTGAGTTCACTCAAAGGGGAGAGGCGGTTTGCATGGATATGGCCCGAAGAGGTTGAGACAGTTTACAATAAAGAAAAGCAGCATCTTACAGTAGACTTTTACCTGCCCAGGGGAGCATATGCCACCACTTTCCTCGAAGAGATAGGAAAGTTTTCATTGAAAGAGAAGTAG
- a CDS encoding sulfite exporter TauE/SafE family protein, translated as MNNIDLVIILSTAFLGSVGHCIGMCGGIVVAYSSSKIDQTSPWSTQTLSHLAYNFGRVTTYTMLGALFGLIGKAIAFTPTTKGVLFVLTGALMLLAGASLLGNFKFLNSAEWSVSKHGWYQNTFRTLIQSRSLSSFYLLGMLNGIIPCGLVYSFAIFAASTASPLWGAIVMATFGLATIPALFFLGAITKFLQRGSLRGTMMKLAAMLVVFYGLYTLYKGYRFIAHPQEMQQMIDSMQTGSIKSKIEGKCGGMKCAPGKCG; from the coding sequence ATGAACAACATTGATCTTGTCATTATTTTAAGTACGGCCTTTCTTGGAAGTGTCGGTCACTGCATCGGTATGTGTGGAGGAATTGTTGTCGCCTACAGTTCAAGCAAGATCGACCAGACCTCACCATGGAGTACACAGACCCTCTCCCATCTGGCATACAACTTCGGACGTGTTACTACCTATACCATGCTGGGTGCACTCTTTGGACTCATAGGCAAAGCTATTGCCTTCACCCCTACGACCAAAGGTGTTCTCTTTGTACTGACAGGAGCATTAATGCTCCTAGCAGGTGCTTCACTGCTTGGCAACTTCAAGTTCCTCAACTCTGCAGAATGGTCCGTTTCCAAACATGGATGGTACCAGAATACATTCAGAACCCTCATCCAGAGCCGTTCTCTCTCCAGCTTCTACCTGTTGGGAATGCTTAATGGTATCATTCCTTGCGGCCTTGTCTACTCTTTTGCGATCTTTGCAGCCAGTACAGCAAGTCCCCTTTGGGGTGCGATCGTCATGGCTACCTTCGGATTGGCTACCATCCCGGCACTTTTCTTTCTGGGAGCCATTACCAAGTTCCTCCAACGTGGTTCACTGCGCGGAACGATGATGAAGCTGGCAGCAATGCTTGTGGTCTTTTACGGTCTCTATACACTCTATAAAGGTTATAGGTTTATCGCCCATCCGCAAGAGATGCAGCAGATGATCGACAGTATGCAGACCGGCAGCATCAAAAGCAAAATAGAAGGAAAATGCGGCGGAATGAAATGTGCACCGGGAAAATGCGGGTAA
- a CDS encoding acylphosphatase produces the protein MEWYRFISSGRVQHVFYRKFVSQAMMHAGFNGYIRNLDDGTVETVVFIEDDEADLQKAIMILKEGSPMSEIEDIRYETVDDIQIDTDGFEIRY, from the coding sequence ATGGAGTGGTACAGGTTTATCTCTTCAGGCAGAGTGCAGCATGTTTTTTACAGAAAGTTCGTCTCTCAGGCCATGATGCATGCAGGGTTCAACGGGTATATACGCAACCTTGATGACGGTACGGTTGAGACGGTGGTGTTCATTGAAGATGATGAAGCAGATCTGCAGAAGGCAATCATGATACTCAAAGAGGGATCTCCCATGAGTGAGATTGAAGATATACGGTATGAAACTGTTGATGATATACAGATTGATACGGATGGATTTGAGATACGGTATTAG
- the msrA gene encoding peptide-methionine (S)-S-oxide reductase MsrA, translated as MATKELIVGGGCFWCTEAVFERLKGVSDVESGYANGDIPDPNYRMICGGDSGYAEVIKITYDDETIDLDTLLDIFFTTHNPTTLNRQGADVGTQYRSCICYKNDEELETAKRAIERAQRDYSDPIVTTLEPLRNYYPAEDYHQDYYRQNPMQGYCNAVIPPKIAKLMEKFSDKVAQ; from the coding sequence ATGGCAACAAAAGAACTTATAGTCGGCGGCGGATGTTTCTGGTGTACCGAAGCGGTATTTGAAAGGCTTAAAGGGGTCAGTGATGTAGAGAGTGGTTATGCCAACGGCGATATACCAGACCCCAATTACCGTATGATTTGCGGAGGCGACAGTGGGTATGCAGAAGTTATCAAGATCACCTATGATGATGAGACAATTGACCTTGACACCCTTTTGGATATCTTCTTTACCACCCATAACCCGACAACACTCAACCGTCAGGGTGCTGATGTGGGTACACAGTACCGCTCATGTATCTGCTATAAAAATGACGAAGAACTTGAAACGGCAAAACGTGCCATTGAGCGTGCACAGAGAGACTACAGCGATCCCATTGTCACTACATTGGAACCGCTAAGAAACTACTATCCGGCAGAGGATTATCATCAGGACTATTACAGACAGAATCCCATGCAGGGTTACTGTAATGCTGTCATTCCGCCAAAGATCGCAAAACTGATGGAGAAGTTCAGTGATAAAGTAGCACAGTAA
- the trxC gene encoding thioredoxin TrxC, translated as MTVNVVCPHCLKINRIPKKDSYSKANCGACKNSLLESKPVEVGVSQFGTFIANSDLPVVVDFWAPWCGPCRMMAPAFEDAANALPLKAQFLKVNTEEQPQLGSQYGIRSIPTMVLFKGGKEVDRVSGALSAEQIKQWVARYI; from the coding sequence ATGACTGTAAATGTTGTATGTCCACACTGTTTGAAGATAAACCGCATTCCAAAGAAGGATTCCTATAGCAAGGCAAATTGCGGCGCATGCAAGAACTCACTGCTGGAAAGCAAACCTGTTGAAGTCGGTGTTTCACAGTTTGGTACGTTCATAGCGAACTCTGATCTGCCTGTTGTAGTGGACTTCTGGGCACCATGGTGCGGTCCATGCCGTATGATGGCACCGGCTTTCGAAGATGCTGCAAATGCTTTACCGTTGAAAGCACAGTTTTTAAAGGTCAATACCGAAGAGCAGCCGCAGTTGGGGAGTCAGTATGGTATACGCAGTATCCCGACAATGGTGCTCTTCAAGGGAGGCAAAGAGGTTGACAGGGTGAGCGGTGCACTCAGTGCAGAGCAGATAAAACAGTGGGTAGCACGATATATTTAG
- a CDS encoding response regulator transcription factor: MSKILLLEDDTNLNETVTEFLENKGHKVVSVFDGYEAQEKLYESKYDLLLLDINVPGINGLELLKESRGEGVVAPAIYITSMDSVDDLERGFESGCDDYIRKPFALKELLIRVETLLKRGFYHGSKELLPIAENIEYDIKTGEVVIDGEHLALGNKESKLLKLFMTTEGEVLSHERIYEYLWNYDEEPSDSALRTYIKNLRKLIGKERIVSIKKQGYKFVTEK; this comes from the coding sequence ATGAGCAAGATCTTATTGTTGGAAGATGATACCAACCTTAATGAAACAGTAACAGAGTTTCTGGAAAACAAGGGTCATAAAGTTGTCTCTGTGTTTGACGGGTATGAAGCGCAGGAGAAGCTTTATGAGAGCAAGTATGACCTGTTGCTGCTTGACATCAATGTACCGGGCATAAACGGATTGGAGCTTCTTAAAGAGAGTCGGGGAGAGGGAGTGGTCGCACCTGCGATATATATTACTTCTATGGACAGTGTCGATGATCTTGAACGGGGATTTGAAAGCGGATGTGACGATTATATCCGTAAACCTTTTGCACTGAAAGAACTGCTTATCCGTGTAGAAACACTGCTTAAGCGTGGTTTCTACCATGGATCAAAAGAGCTGCTTCCAATTGCTGAGAATATTGAATATGATATAAAAACAGGAGAAGTGGTCATTGACGGAGAACATCTGGCGCTGGGGAACAAAGAGTCAAAGCTTCTGAAACTCTTTATGACAACAGAAGGTGAAGTACTCTCGCATGAACGTATCTATGAATATCTGTGGAATTATGATGAGGAACCCAGTGATTCGGCACTGCGAACCTATATCAAGAACCTTCGTAAACTTATAGGGAAGGAAAGAATTGTCAGCATTAAAAAACAGGGCTACAAATTCGTTACTGAGAAGTGA
- a CDS encoding sensor histidine kinase yields the protein MSALKNRATNSLLRSEKKSLRRFLTLYVAMVVFGITLLSLYYYESQRQLMLSNKRAELAQYAYIQTKRLKVLHHFFPERREYPRDPRFTSAIYDIEFNRIFSLNHLERVNFDEEIYVEHGYIHFVKGLDTYYLGTRYLVIEIKDDGLWLKQIWKDIIIYGTAAFILFMLFGLYLAKLFLKPMRDSIILLDRFIKDTTHELNTPLSAILANIEMMDTGVMVEKNRRKLERINIAAKTVSTLYKDLTYLTLEQEKENEDEMLSLKEIIRDRVEYFDVLARSKQITFKLSLADTTIKMDRRKFVRVIDNLISNAIKYNKRNGEISIILEKNKLMIADTGIGISKEKIPFMFDRYLRFNSSEGGFGIGLSIVKKILDEYHITIEVISKEGEGTRMVLVW from the coding sequence TTGTCAGCATTAAAAAACAGGGCTACAAATTCGTTACTGAGAAGTGAAAAGAAGTCTCTCCGCCGTTTTCTGACACTTTATGTAGCGATGGTGGTCTTTGGGATCACACTGCTTTCACTCTATTACTATGAAAGCCAACGTCAGCTGATGCTCTCCAACAAGCGTGCCGAACTGGCTCAGTATGCCTACATACAGACAAAACGTCTTAAAGTGCTTCATCACTTTTTCCCCGAGAGAAGAGAGTACCCTCGTGATCCCCGTTTCACTTCTGCTATCTACGATATCGAGTTCAATAGAATATTCTCATTGAATCATCTTGAACGAGTGAATTTCGATGAAGAGATCTATGTCGAACATGGATATATTCATTTTGTGAAAGGACTTGATACATACTACCTGGGAACACGATATCTTGTGATAGAGATCAAAGATGACGGTCTGTGGCTCAAGCAGATATGGAAAGATATCATTATATACGGTACAGCTGCTTTTATACTTTTTATGCTTTTTGGTCTCTATTTGGCAAAACTTTTTTTGAAACCGATGAGAGACTCCATTATACTGCTTGACCGCTTTATCAAAGATACTACACATGAACTCAATACGCCGCTTTCGGCTATATTGGCGAATATTGAGATGATGGATACCGGTGTCATGGTAGAAAAAAACAGGAGAAAGCTGGAACGTATCAATATTGCAGCAAAGACGGTCTCAACACTTTACAAGGACCTTACCTATCTGACACTTGAACAGGAAAAAGAGAATGAAGATGAGATGCTGAGCCTTAAAGAGATCATTCGGGACAGAGTAGAGTACTTTGATGTCCTGGCACGCTCAAAACAGATTACTTTCAAGCTTTCTCTGGCAGATACAACGATTAAGATGGACAGGCGAAAGTTCGTCAGGGTTATTGACAATCTTATATCCAACGCTATTAAATATAACAAAAGAAATGGTGAGATAAGTATCATTTTAGAGAAGAATAAACTCATGATTGCAGATACAGGGATTGGCATCTCCAAGGAGAAGATCCCGTTTATGTTTGACCGGTATCTACGTTTCAACAGCAGCGAAGGAGGTTTCGGTATAGGATTGAGTATCGTTAAAAAGATACTGGATGAATATCATATCACTATAGAAGTGATATCAAAGGAAGGAGAAGGAACAAGAATGGTACTTGTATGGTAG
- a CDS encoding cytochrome C: MTKMTKIAVAALLGMAVLSTTATADAAKGKKIYMKKLKAACGFSGAKFATKHTQDEWEKIKNAGKFQEEVAKICPGAKLKDKYVNDVYDFAYEYASDSGNVPSC; encoded by the coding sequence ATGACAAAAATGACTAAAATTGCAGTAGCTGCACTTCTTGGTATGGCTGTACTCTCTACAACTGCAACTGCGGATGCAGCAAAAGGTAAAAAGATCTATATGAAAAAATTGAAAGCTGCATGTGGTTTCTCTGGTGCAAAGTTCGCAACCAAACATACACAGGATGAGTGGGAAAAGATCAAAAATGCCGGTAAATTCCAAGAGGAAGTTGCAAAAATATGTCCAGGTGCGAAGCTGAAAGACAAATATGTGAATGATGTATATGATTTTGCATACGAGTATGCATCTGATTCAGGTAACGTACCATCTTGCTAA
- a CDS encoding c-type cytochrome → MKKIAIAMLFAGSTLLMADGAALYAKCAGCHGQNGEKSALGKSAIIKGQDVAKTVEQLHGYKAGTLNQHGMGALMKGQVASMSDDDIKAVAEHIAGLK, encoded by the coding sequence ATGAAAAAAATCGCAATCGCAATGTTATTTGCAGGTTCTACACTACTTATGGCTGACGGTGCTGCACTTTATGCTAAGTGTGCAGGTTGTCACGGACAAAACGGAGAAAAATCTGCTCTTGGAAAATCTGCGATCATCAAAGGTCAGGATGTTGCAAAAACTGTTGAGCAGCTTCACGGTTACAAAGCAGGTACACTTAACCAACACGGTATGGGTGCATTGATGAAAGGTCAGGTTGCTTCTATGAGCGATGATGATATCAAAGCAGTAGCTGAGCATATCGCTGGTCTTAAGTAA